The genomic segment CCACGAAGACCGACAGCACCGCGGTCAGCGCGAGCCACGGCGCGGGCCCGAACTCCTCGCCGAGGAAGTCCTGGATCCACACGAGGTGCGCCAGATTGAACGCGACGCCGAACACCAACCCGTAGCCCGCGGCACCCCACCCGCCGCGTCGGTGCAGGACGAGCCCGAGTCCAGCGAAGGCGAACGGCACCACCCACCACCACGAGCGGGGCGCGAACCCCGCGTGGAAGAGCAGTCCGGAGCCCGCGGCGAGCGCGAGGCGNNNNNNNNNNNNNNNNNNNNNNNNNNNNNNNNNNNNNNNNNNNNNNNNNNNNNNNNNNNNNNNNNNNNNNNNNNNNNNNNNNNNNNNNNNNNNNNNNNNNCACGCACGTCGGCAGGGCCGCGCCGGGATCGAGCGGAGGCAGGCCCGGGACACGCGAGCGGGGATCGGTGGACCACCGCTGGACACGGCTGTCGGGCGTGGCGACGACCAGCTCGTCGGCGTCCCAGACGGCGTAGTGGGCGGGAGCGCCGGGCACGAGACTGCCCGTCACGCCGTCGTTGACCCCGGCCGCGCGGTGCCCGCCCCGGGTGTGGGCGTTGAAGGCGGCGCGCGCGGAGATCCCGGACCCCGGAGTGCGGTGGTGGACGGCGGCCCGTACCCCGCTCCACGGGTCGAGCAGCGTCACCGGGGCGTCGGATCCCAGCGCGAGGGAGACGCCCTCCGCGGCGAGCATCGAGAACGGGTTGAGCCCGGCGGCCCGGTCGGCCCCGAGCCGGGTCGCGTACATCCCGTCCGCACCTCCCCACAGGGCGTCGAACGCGGGCTGCACGGACGCGGTCACGTTCCACCGCGCCAGCGCCGTCGCCTGCTCCTGGGTGACCATCTCGACGTGGTCGAGCCGGTGCCCCGCGCTGGCGAGAGCGCGGTGCCCGACGGCCTGCTCGGCCAGCCTGAACGCCTCGACGACCTCGGTGACGGCGGCGTCGCCGATGACGTGGAAGCCGGCCTGCACCCCGGCCTCGGTGCACGCGACGACGTGGTCGGCGATCGTCCGGGCGTCGAGGTAGCGGGCGCCCGTCGTGTCGGGCCGGTCGGTGTAGGGCGCGCTCAGCGCGGCCGTGTGGGAGCCGAGGGCGCCGTCGACGAACAGGTCGCCGCCGAGACCGCGCAGGCCGAGCTCGCGGGCGAGGTCGAGCGACGACTCGTCGGCGAGCGCTCCCCAGTACGGGACCACCTCGACCTGCCCCGGTTCGGCGGCGAGCCGCAGCAGGGCGCGCAGGTCGTCCTCGCCGCAGATGTCGGGGCCCGCGCACTCGTGCACGCTCACGACACCGGCCGCCGCGGCGGCCCGGAGGAAGGCCCGCTGGGCACGCTCACGCTGCTCCGGCGTGATCGCTGCGTAGGCCGCCCGGCGGGTCGCGTGGTGCGCGGCCCGGGTCAACGGCCCGTCGGGCGAGTAGCCCTCCGCGCGCACGGCGTCCGGGATCAGGTCGAGCAACGCGCTCGACACCAGCGCCGAGTGGACGTCGACGCGGCTCAGGTACACGGGCACGCCGCCCGCGGCGTCGTCGAGCTCCGCGCGGCTCGGCAGCCGCGGGCTCGTCCAGCACGTCTCGTCCCAGCCGTGCGCGAGCAGCACCTCCCCGGGTGTGGCGGCGGCCCGCACGGCCGCCAGCAGTTCTCCCGCGTCGCGCACCCCGGTGAGGTCGAGCCCGGTGAGGTGGAGACCGGTGTTGGTCGCGTGGACGTGCGCGTCGACGAAGGCGGGCGCGACGAACGCACCGTCGAGGTCGATCACCTCCGCGTCGGGGTGCAGCGCGCGGCCGGGCCCGTCCTGCCCGACCCAGACGACGGTGCCGTCGGTGACGGCCATGGCGGTGGCATCGGGCGAGCTCGGGGTGTGGACGCGTCCGCCGACCAGGAGCGTCGTGTTGCTGCTACTCACGCCCCAGAGTCTGCCACCCTCCTCTATACGGGAGATTTTACGTTCGCGAGCTTCTATGACAGGATATTTTTCACGAGTTGTCGAGACCGAGGAGCAGAAGTGACTGCTACCCAGGAATCTGCTGACCCGTCGATCGAACTCGCGGAACAGCCCTACACCTACCGGCGCGTGGAGTTGGTGGAACCCGACTGGCGACGCTTCCCGGGCTGGCGCGACGTGACGGAGGCCGAATGGCGGGACGCGCAGTGGCAGCGCGTCCACTGCGTGCGCAACGTCAAGCAGCTCCGTGCCGTCATGGGCAACCTGCTGGAGGAGCGCTTCTACGAGGACCTCGTCGCGGACCAGCAGGAGATGGCGACGATGTCGATGCTGCTGCCGCCGCAGATGCTCAACACGATGGCGCCGCACGCCGGCACCGACCCGGCCAAGGTCACCGAGGCCTTCTACGCCGACCCGATCCGGCGGTACATGATGCCGCTGCGCGCCGACCGTGATCCGGACTGGCCCAGCCATCCCCACTCGCAGCGCGACTCGCTGCACGAGGCGGAGATGTGGGTGGTGGAGGGACTCACCCACCGCTACCCCACCAAGGTGCTGGCCGAGCTGCTGTCCACGTGCCCCCAGTACTGCGGTCACTGCACCCGCATGGACCTCGTCGGCAACTCGACTCCACTGATCGACAAGCACAAGCTGGCGCTGAAGCCGGTCGACCGGCAGGACGCGATGATCGACTACCTGAAGCGCACGCCGGGCGTGCGGGACGTGGTGGTCTCCGGCGGTGACGTGGCCAACGTGCCGTGGCACCAGCTGGAGGCGTTCCTCATGCGGGTGCTCGACATCGAGACCGTGCGCGACATCCGGCTGGCCACCAAGGCGCTCGCGGGGCTGCCGCAGCACTGGCTTCAGCCCAAGGTCGTCGAGGGACTCGCCCGCGTGGCCGGCACCGCGCGGCGCCGCGGCGTGAACCTCGCGATCCACACGCACGTCAACCACGCCCAGTCGGTCACCCCGCTGGTCGCCGAGGCCACCCGCACCGCGCTCGACGTCGGCGTGCGGGACGTGCGCAACCAGGGCGTGCTGATGCGGGGCGTCAACGCCACCTCGGCCGACCTGCTGGACCTGTGCTTCGCGCTGCAGGGCGAGGCGAACATCCTGCCGTACTACTTCTACATGTGCGACATGATCCCCAACGCCGAGCACTGGCGCCTGGCCGTGTGGGAGGCGCAGGAACTCCAGCACGCGATCATGGGCTACCTGCCGGGCTACGCGACGCCGCGCATCGTCTGCGACGTCCCGTACGTGGGCAAGCGCTGGGTGCACCAGATCGCCGAGTACGACCGCGAGCGCGGCATCTCGTACTGGACGAAGAACTACCGCACCGGCATCGAGCTCGACGACCCGGAGGCGTTGCGCCGCCGCTACCCGTACTACGACCCGGTGTCGACGCTGCCCGAGGCCGGGCAGCAGTGGTGGCGGGAGAACGGCTGAGGCCGAAATCCGCAAGATCGGTTGCGGCGACCGGGGACGGCGTTAGCATGCGGCATGCCCGCCTGGCGAAGATCACCTTCGCGCCCGCTGCCCCGGTTGCCGTGGACCACGGCGCCCCGCGCGGCGCTGTCGAGCCCGCTCACCCTCGTCGCGGCGACGATCACCGCGCTGCTGTCGTGCTTCCTCGGGATGGGCGCCGTGCTCCATGCCTCGGCCTCGGGTGGTTCGACACTCGACTACCAGTCGACGACGGTGTGTCCCGACG from the Saccharomonospora azurea NA-128 genome contains:
- a CDS encoding amidohydrolase, coding for MSSSNTTLLVGGRVHTPSSPDATAMAVTDGTVVWVGQDGPGRALHPDAEVIDLDGAFVAPAFVDAHVHATNTGLHLTGLDLTGVRDAGELLAAVRAAATPGEVLLAHGWDETCWTSPRLPSRAELDDAAGGVPVYLSRVDVHSALVSSALLDLIPDAVRAEGYSPDGPLTRAAHHATRRAAYAAITPEQRERAQRAFLRAAAAAGVVSVHECAGPDICGEDDLRALLRLAAEPGQVEVVPYWGALADESSLDLARELGLRGLGGDLFVDGALGSHTAALSAPYTDRPDTTGARYLDARTIADHVVACTEAGVQAGFHVIGDAAVTEVVEAFRLAEQAVGHRALASAGHRLDHVEMVTQEQATALARWNVTASVQPAFDALWGGADGMYATRLGADRAAGLNPFSMLAAEGVSLALGSDAPVTLLDPWSGVRAAVHHRTPGSGISARAAFNAHTRGGHRAAGVNDGVTGSLVPGAPAHYAVWDADELVVATPDSRVQRWSTDPRSRVPGLPPLDPGAALPTCV
- a CDS encoding KamA family radical SAM protein; this encodes MTATQESADPSIELAEQPYTYRRVELVEPDWRRFPGWRDVTEAEWRDAQWQRVHCVRNVKQLRAVMGNLLEERFYEDLVADQQEMATMSMLLPPQMLNTMAPHAGTDPAKVTEAFYADPIRRYMMPLRADRDPDWPSHPHSQRDSLHEAEMWVVEGLTHRYPTKVLAELLSTCPQYCGHCTRMDLVGNSTPLIDKHKLALKPVDRQDAMIDYLKRTPGVRDVVVSGGDVANVPWHQLEAFLMRVLDIETVRDIRLATKALAGLPQHWLQPKVVEGLARVAGTARRRGVNLAIHTHVNHAQSVTPLVAEATRTALDVGVRDVRNQGVLMRGVNATSADLLDLCFALQGEANILPYYFYMCDMIPNAEHWRLAVWEAQELQHAIMGYLPGYATPRIVCDVPYVGKRWVHQIAEYDRERGISYWTKNYRTGIELDDPEALRRRYPYYDPVSTLPEAGQQWWRENG